caattaacaaaaaaaaccaatggcagatattgtccagaaaccctcacaggcactgcatttagcattaaaaatatgctcaaatcacaacatggcaaactgcagcccaacaggcaacaacagctgtcagtgtgtcagtgtgctgacttaactatgacttgcccccaaactgcatgtgattatcataaagtggacatgtctgtaaaggggagactcgtgggtacccatagaacccatttacattcacatatctggaggtcagaggtcaagggacctctttgaaaatggccatgacagtttttcctcgccaaaataaagtgcaagtttggagcgttatttaacctccttcgcgacaagctagtatgacatggttggtaccgatggattcgttaggttttatagtttcatatgatgccattatcttcactcttgagtccgctacaacctaaaaattgcaagttgcgttaatgtgttaaagaaattagtggcgttaaaacaaatatatatatatatagatatagatatatacactgcatatatatatatacacacccaTCTTCAATAAGGAACCAATGGGCTGAGAGCCATTgataacaaacagactggatcaagtgaaaggtaagaaaaaggttttatttctctgtagggtcctttccataatgttgtcagacacttagaataacaatctgagcctgtcagtggctcaaataagcacttttagtggacgtacattgaCGGTGAGGAGTTGCCCCGAGCGATTACACTGCAGCTCGTTTAGTGGCTGGCGTTTGCAGCGcactccctcaatactggaccagtttcaaaaagtgTCATCCCCATTAGTTACTTCAACacgggaaaatagggtccaggtcgAAAATGATGGAAGTTACCCTTTTAGGCCCCTGGGATCTTGCCCGCTTTGCGTGGTTGGTAATGTAGCTTTGGTGTGTTTGGTGACCGACTCATCTTCCTGGATAAATGAAGTTTAGGTAAAGCTTAGGAAGTGTAAATAAAAGCTGCACCCAGCATGGTGCACCTTCACGTGCTTGTGAATGGAGACAAAAACAGATACCCAGTGACCATAtctttatttcataaaaatgttgCGCAACAGTATAGACATACCCTCCTTACATTCTGGTAGATCAAAATGTTAACTATTTTATCACAATGTGCTATTTCTTGTAATTACCCAGAAGACCACCAGCTACAGCTGCTGTAGTAATATCAACTCTATAGCAGTACACATTAAAAtataggagaaaaaaacacactgactgtGAAATTCATCAGCCAAACCTACTGGTTACATACCGCTTACAGGCATGGCGTCATTACAAGCTTTCAATTCCAAAATGCATTTATCCCTTTGCTGTTTGACAGCATGattcatgataatcacaataTCTTATATTGATGCTTAACAAGGCAGAGATTAGAGAGTAAATAACAAATCAAAGCAGGTATATGTTATTAATGATGCTAACTGATCAACACCCACTGGAAGTAtggagcaagtaaaaaaaatcttaataaagTGTGTGCTTGGTGATATTGTCAGCTtgtttcagtcagtcagtgtgcaCATCAggatgtcagaggtcaaaggtcatgcgGACCAATGTCTCTGACCTTCTTTAACCTCATCCACCACTTGACGGTCCTCTCCTGCCGGGTCTAAAGGAGCAGGTGCCTCCTCCCTGTCCATTCAGGGGATTGTAGTCTGAAACACACAGAAGAACTGCTACAGGACGAATCTTGTCAAATCTAagttttggcgagaaacttgaataaatacagttctttgtctttgttgatgacacggtgtgtgtgtgtgtgtgtgtgtgtgtgtgtgtgagagagatgctCCACTGTGTGAAGCTTTGGATCATGGGTCTTGTCTTGTTTGTCTAGAGTAGTGCTGTTCTGTCACTGTTTATCTGATTTAATTGTGACCTGCCAAGATACTGTAGATGAAAATGAGCTTTATACTAACTCTGGTACAATACATACATCCTATGGTAACATTAATGTTTAATATTGAACAAGGTCCCTTACAAATCAAATTAATTCAATACAATATGAATTCTAGGTACATTGTGCGGATGAAAGagcatgttttatatttaaaaattaaaaatttaagACTAATACCTCATTAGTCTcctatttaaagctgcagtgcgtgcCGACTGTGCATCAGCTTGTGTCCTGTGAAGTACATACCTGCACTGCGAAGTGGCTTCTTGTCCGGCTTTGGTTTGGACCCTGTTGATGATGAGCTGGCCTCTTCAGTGGTCTGCGGTGATAAAGCATTCATCAGATACTACAGTGAGGTACTTCGACCATCTGTGTCAATGTGGTTAGCCTTGGTTCACAGCCTTTACAATCTTTTACCTAATCATTGTTTTATCTCAAGTAGTcatctgacagcagcagcagagacgcGTGTCACTGACAACAGTTGTGTGATCAgttatacaaaaacacacaagtgaTCTCAGATATAGCCCTTTCACACcgaggactcaaccagggttgaaccagggttggttgtgtgtatgaaagggttaaaccAGTTGATTGACTCGCCTTTGGGACCCAGGTCGAGGGGTGGGTCATACCAGGGTCGGACCAGGGTCGCTAATACCCTTTTCACACCAATGAGCAGGGTTGCACCAGGGTTAACCTACCCTGGTGCAACcctccttttgtcaattcaaaccaagccagtcaaccCGGGTTGAACCCTGGTCAGGACAATTCAGATACAACCTGGGTCACACCTGGGAGCAATGCATACCAATTAGCTCAGGTGCTAGAAATGGGCGGGGGGGAGGCGGGGTTTACACCTCTGGAGGGCTACAGACAGAGGAGATGATAGTAGCATCATCAATTtgagcaaaaacataaaatgtcacagattgatgcatgtttttgggatacagtgtaaatatagaACACACAGCATGtttagctttataaaatgttgaatatgttgtatgtatggagctgtaatgtatgcagaaacatacagacaacatacagatttacagcatctattcatcaacatgaaccttttatcctctgtctatctacagaacccatttatcatatatcagactacattgtgttatctaatatgataataaaggCTACATTTACTAAAGGATTAGACACTTCTgaagaaatgtatatttcactcactccaccatcccagCTAAGAGTGGCTTCATATAGAAGGGATATTAAAGTTGGTCAGCTGGGCATGTGGCAACTGTTGGATAACGTAACGGTTTGtccaaatataacaaaattagattatatttcatttagtttgctaaTTACTTAATAATGTAATGAAGTAGGACTGGGTTTGTTACTTTATAACAGAGAGAACGGGCGACAGACGGATCTTTTtgcagatttattttgaaagataaaagttaaaaaaggtaACGTTACAAATAGAAGATGTGTAAACAACAGAtgtgctcacagctggcggaaccgtgaggtggtcggcttattattaacacggtgtgtttctgtgtaagtttcaagtttcaagtttatttgccatatgcatttaaaagtacagtgtacagtgaaatgcattttaccctggctctctctcagcccttaaaatctataaatagtacagttgataaatactacaataaataagacaatacctgagaataaaattataaaacaacctaaaacatccataaaacaatccacagctctgcattcatttagtgctCCTGTTCAGTAGTCTGACCGCCTGAGGGTAAAAACTGTCTCTGAGGCGAGAGGTCCGAGCTCTAATGCTCTGTAGGCGCTTTCCTGAAGGGAGATATGAGAAAAGTGTATATGCTGGATGACTTGTGTCCTGCAtgatacaaagtgctttccCCCTGCAGCGAGTGGTGTAAATGTCCTGTAACTGAGGTAACGGTGATCCAATCTTTTTTgatgctgttttcactgtccTCATCAGGAGTTTGTGGTCATGTGATGTAATGTTGCCAAACCATACCAGTACGCATCCACTTAAGATGCTTTCTATTGTGGACCGGTAGAAGTTGATGAGAGTTTTTGTGGACATACCATGTTTCTTTAAACACCTCAAAAAATACAGTCTCTGTTGTGCCATTTTTGTGACACAGCTGATGTGCAGGGACCAGGAGAGGGAGTCAGAGATATGGATGCCTAGGAACTTGAAGCTGTCGACAATTTGGACAGAGTGTTATTTATATCAACAGGTGATTGAACAGTTTTAATTCTCCTTAAATCAATTATAAGCTCCTTAGTTATCTCCGCATTCAGGGACAGAATGCGACAGGTAGCGGCGgatgtctctctcattcagcagccttgtaatgttcgttacactacgttgtccaTCACCATTCCGTCATCTACCGCATTTTTCTTCCTCACCGCAGACGGTCAGGACCAGAGCTCCCGCACCTtaatgtctcgccacacatccacaacCTATTCGATTGCAAATGAGGGCGCACAGTCCGTGACGCAACTGTCACAGGTCGCCGTGGCTAATAAACAAACGTAGCGACGGCAGCAGGAATGATTTCAGACAAACCGGAGGTGAATGACGAAAGAGAACAACccggatgtgtggcgagacatcgaggtgcgggagctaatggccgtccgcggtgaagaaggaaaaagcggtagatgacgggacggtgacggacaacgtagcgtaacgttaaacgaacataacaaggctgctgaatgagagaggcatccgccgttACGTTACACGgtaacacaccgtgttaataataagccgaccacctcacggtaccgccagctgtgagcacatctgtttttaaagcgtGTTTGCACATCTTCTATTTGTAACGTtacctttttaaactttttatctttcaaaataaacctgctaaaagatccatctgtcgcCTGTTCTCTCTGTTATAAAGTAACAAACCCAGTCCCACTTCATTACATTATCAAGCAAATggcaaactaaatgaaatataaactcaTTTTCTTTGCACAGTCTTTGCACATTTGATCTCTGTAAGGAGGAATAAATATGGAATTTGAcacaagtttattttgagttcAACTTCTGTTCGAGTATTGTGGATGTTTTGAACCATGGTCTCTGTGTCATGACTCTGAAAGGTGAGCTGACTGTATCGTTACATTTCTGGCAGTGAAAGCGGTAAAAAGAAGAAACGTATGTACGTATGTAATCATTTTGCTCTTCTGTGAGGATACTGAACTTATAAACTTCAAAACTATTTGAAATGTTAATGTCCTTTTAAAATGCGTCCACAATAGCGAGCGAGGCTTCGGATTAAAGGAACTGTAGTAAAAGACAAAGTTCCAGATCAAAACTCACCTGAGAAGGTTTTGCAGCTCCTTTGTAACTCTTTCCCTGTTGCATACTGTCCCATATCTCGATTTtctgcctcctcttctcttcttcttgctGTTCACAAAATAAACCACACATTCAGTTGGTCTGAGATCGTCTTTCTTTCAAAagattattttctatttcactGCTGtacctgtttctgtttctctctgaagATGTCAGCTTTGGCATCAAGCTCCTCTTGCATCTTTATCCGAGCTGCTTCCATGGCTTCTTGTCTTCTGGCCACTAACACAGAATctttatgaaaaaagaaaagaaaaaaaaacaactttaaaaatcATGAAATTTAGCCTTCACTAATAAGCAGTGAATCGCAATGACCAAACTCTTAGCTGACAGTTAAtagacagaatatgaaacaataacattttggatgattaagtcatttatcaagagTTATTTATGTAGTTTGAGCTTCTCCAGTgtgaggactttttttttcattgtaaatTCAATATCTCTGGGTTTTGGACCGCTGGTTGGACAAAATTCACCTTGGACTCTAGGAAACTGTGATGCATTTCTCAATGTTTTGTGACTTTAATAATTGAAAAGTTGCAAAATTTGGCACAATTGtggaatgaaaaacaaaattctcAAATCTATAGATCAATTCCTCACAACAGCACATGCATTTCTTGTTGCTTTCTTACAAAAGTATCAGTACAAATATTTTCTAATGATCCAGTGACGCAACGAGTGAGCCTCTGTGATCAATATCAATTGAATTGTGCTTTTCTATTGAACTGTAGAGCTCTGACAtgttcattaaagggactgtttgtaacttcttacacgtataaatcaatccgggttgttgtcccatgcgcgctcgcgtgtggctacgttgttcagactcaaactccaacacaaactacacggaagcaccaaaacctcttggttgtatctagtgaagcccgtctgttaaacagtgttggccgcggtcggaggacgcgggggagaccgtagctttggtctccagggccggagtctctgctgtactctgctcctctgcctgccttcactcacacaacgcgctcgttctcgctcgctcagctcgctccacactccacactgcagaagagttagtttagctctgagaatatctagtgaatgtacagtggacgtttctgcagaaataaatgcatactgtgctcatgtactcgtacttgtactcgcaaaacggctctgatacaacggcaccgataccattttacggtggtgcgcccgacccgctgggccgggatcccacctcagccagcacgcaccggccctcactttcattgcgggggttttgcttgcaccctctgctCTGACTCACGCGtccgttagactccttggtccgtgtttcaagacgggtcaggtgggttgccgacatcgctgcAGACCCTGCAGACCCCTGGCCCCTTTACGTGGGCTGAGCCCCAATCTGGCGGCCCAATGTGGTTGGGGctcactgaggacagtccgccccggtcgacagtcgcaccgtgAGCAGTGGGCCGTTGtccaatcgtactcgggcagcttggcggaggtctgcgctctctgagtgccattctagtttctgatttaatttcagttatttttattttatctatctAACGATCACAGCGCCATAAACTCTTGCAGTGTCTTGTTCGGGTTACTGGCAAGAGTAGACGTATGACCACGACCAATCATGGCACGTCGTATTCCACGATCATACGCGAGTTCAGACGTCATCGGGGAGGCGGTTGAAGCAACTGTCAATCGTGGCGACAGAAgcgttgtgtgtgatgctggcggtcttgtgttgcgaaaagaaaaagaaaagaaagaaaaaagggttgTGGATGAGCTCCTGGGTGGCTCAGAGAGGACGGTATGGGCTGTCCATACTTCAGTCAGTTTGGTTGTCccacctgacagcagcaaactCGCCATCCCTccttcttttctccatgtttgtttattaacaagtgacctgactgcgactgcgcgctggagagagcacctgattggtcaatgTAAAGGAACACGTCGCCAGAGATGTCGCACTAGGCGTGTCAAGACGAAAAATTCTAGACTTTTCCTCGGGGTGTTGTGGGGCGTCCCAGacgtggcgtcggttgtcgtgtactatgacacactacacaagaCATGAGGATCGATTttcgcacacgacactcatttatcgttcccgatcccctacgacggccgtggcGGGCTATAgtcgggctgatatcgtgtagtctgaaccgggcattaATGTTTTGAGAACTGCAACAGTTTTTCAGAAAACATGTTTAAgtaaatgagaaaaactgtaataatcaGCTGATTAttcaaaatgaaattaattGTTACTCTTAGTTAGTTGGGCCACCAATAACTCTCTTAGTGTACATTGGAAATGGTAGTATTATTGTATTAAGATAGGTTTGGATTTTTTCCAAGTCTATGTTTTACAGGCGAGGCCACAACAATATTCACTAACAGTCTCCCCAGGTACTTTAGATAATAAAGGAATTGTTAAACAGACTGGTGCTACAATAGGTAACACCTGCCTACTGTATATCTGAAATCATGGAGCTTTCttttcaatattataaagtatatGTTGTGTGATACAATGGAGAATATGGGATTGT
Above is a genomic segment from Sebastes umbrosus isolate fSebUmb1 chromosome 2, fSebUmb1.pri, whole genome shotgun sequence containing:
- the selenos gene encoding selenoprotein S, with amino-acid sequence MDDVEITDVNDEDSPFMVEKTSLKNQDLSSISLSVGEILSQYGWYVLLVTVLVYLLIQHLSKRRSSQSSRSSPPQTPQDSVLVARRQEAMEAARIKMQEELDAKADIFREKQKQQEEEKRRQKIEIWDSMQQGKSYKGAAKPSQTTEEASSSSTGSKPKPDKKPLRSADYNPLNGQGGGTCSFRPGRRGPSSGG